ACGATCTACTTCGCGCGCAAGGGTACAGAGAGCGCCATCGCCCGTGTATTGGAGTTGGGAGTAGAAAACTACATCGTAAAGGACCGCAAACGAAAATATTTAGAGCTTGTTCCGGCCTTAATTGACAATATCTTAAAAAGGGGAAAGCCCGTAAAGGAAGAGACCCGATCCACGACAAAACCCGCAGACATAAAAAAAGAGGGAGTAAGCCGTATTGAAAAGGAGAGGGAAAGCCGGGCGGAAAAAGAGAAAACGGCTATTTTGGACAGCCTCTCCGAGATGGTGATGTTCATCGGAAAAGACATGAACGTCATCTGGGCGAATAATGCCGTAGCCGAGTTCGCAAAAATCACCCAGAGGGAGCTCGTGGGCCACCGTTGTTATCATGTCATATTGAACAACCTCGATCCGTGTGTCGGCTGCCCCATTGTGGAGGCTCAAAAAACACGCAAATCAAAAGAGGCCGAGATAATCTCCGAAGACGGAAAGGCTTGGTTCGTAAGGGCCTATCCTGTATTGGACGACAACGGCGAGGTTGAGGGAGTGGTAGAGGTAAAGACGGATATAACGGCACAAAAGGAGTGGGAGGGTATGTTAAAGCAGGCCTCCGGTGAATGGAGGACCACATTTGACTCCATAACGGACATGGTCGCGATCATAGGCAAAGACTACAAGTTTATAAAGGTAAACATGGCACTCGCCGATTCCTTCAACATGAAGCCTAAAGAGATTGTCGGGAAGAAATGTTACGAGCTTCTTCAGGGACATGACGCCCCATGTCAGGACTGTCCCCACGAAGAGGCCATCTTAAACGGAAAGGGGGTACAGATAGACAAATACGACGATCGCGTTAAAGCCTATCTTCATATATCCGTGTCCCCTATTTTTGACGATGGTGGCGTTGTAATGGGCTCCGCAATAATCTTTAAAGACATCACTCAACAAAAAGAGGCCGAGGAAAGGCTGAACCAATATTCAAAGCACTTCAAACAGATGGTCGGGGGATTGACGAAGGAGCTTAAAGAAGCTCCCGGACTTCTCGTCGACAAGACGAGAAACACCGTTCTGAGGCAGTTTGCGAGGGGTGTCGGCAACGAGCTTCGCGGGCCATTGGAGATAATTTCGGAAAAGGTATTTTCCTTGAAAAAGAAAATCTCAAAAGAC
This genomic interval from Candidatus Zymogenus saltonus contains the following:
- a CDS encoding PAS domain-containing protein, with translation MNGSNSPRILYLGKDESLSSYIKEETARKEYLFESAKNRDEGLSTIIGNVFDIVAVDHDLENEESLNLIEDLAFGGILPPTIYFARKGTESAIARVLELGVENYIVKDRKRKYLELVPALIDNILKRGKPVKEETRSTTKPADIKKEGVSRIEKERESRAEKEKTAILDSLSEMVMFIGKDMNVIWANNAVAEFAKITQRELVGHRCYHVILNNLDPCVGCPIVEAQKTRKSKEAEIISEDGKAWFVRAYPVLDDNGEVEGVVEVKTDITAQKEWEGMLKQASGEWRTTFDSITDMVAIIGKDYKFIKVNMALADSFNMKPKEIVGKKCYELLQGHDAPCQDCPHEEAILNGKGVQIDKYDDRVKAYLHISVSPIFDDGGVVMGSAIIFKDITQQKEAEERLNQYSKHFKQMVGGLTKELKEAPGLLVDKTRNTVLRQFARGVGNELRGPLEIISEKVFSLKKKISKDDEAAQKVLEVITSEIKKTEQIMLLLLYFARPKTPDKKEVEVHKLVQRVLEKYPPSGNVKVITDVSDKLPRVFVDPLQTGQVINNLIINADQSMPNGGELKIIAKSNDNAILLSISDNGPGIPKKDLKKLFDPLSTTRAGKMGIGLAISKNLIESNGGSISVSSKEGEYSTFTIVLPTKE